One Coccinella septempunctata chromosome 1, icCocSept1.1, whole genome shotgun sequence DNA window includes the following coding sequences:
- the LOC123316276 gene encoding uncharacterized protein LOC123316276 produces the protein MGQLPEPRVRPSRPFLHTGVDYAGPLTIKTWKGRGTKTHKGWVCVFVCFATSAVHLEAVSDYTTESFIAAFRRFTVRRGICETLYSDCGTNFTGADATLKTMFSKASSQNQVIAELLLKEGTNWCFNLPAAPHMGGKWEAAVKSFKYHLARATKDQPFTMEELITLLTQIEAILNSRPLEPLSDDPEDCSALTPGHFLIGTALNTVPEPSLEDLSTVKMAVYSATHPAVLVQMVNSIPTASPLNLKVAPSSP, from the coding sequence ATGGGCCAGTTACCAGAACCACGCGTTAGACCATCTCGTCCCTTTCTCCACACTGGTGTAGACTACGCAGGACCTCTCACTATCAAAACCTGGAAAGGAAGAGGAACAAAGACACACAAAGGCTGGGTTTGTGTGTTTGTCTGCTTCGCCACCTCAGCAGTACACCTCGAAGCCGTAAGTGATTACACCACTGAATCATTTATTGCTGCGTTCCGTAGATTTACCGTTCGACGAGGCATTTGTGAAACATTGTACTCAGACTGCGGAACCAACTTCACGGGAGCAGATGCCACTCTCAAGACCATGTTCTCAAAAGCCTCCTCACAAAACCAGGTCATCGCCGAACTCCTCTTGAAAGAAGGTACTAACTGGTGCTTCAACCTGCCAGCAGCTCCTCACATGGGAGGAAAATGGGAAGCAGCAGTGAAGTCTTTCAAGTATCACCTCGCCCGGGCTACTAAGGATCAGCCATTCACCATGGAAGAGCTGATTACACTCCTCACCCAGATCGAAGCCATTCTCAACTCAAGACCTCTCGAACCGCTCAGCGATGATCCTGAAGACTGCTCCGCTCTCACACCAGGTCACTTCTTAATAGGTACAGCACTGAACACCGTACCTGAGCCATCTCTCGAAGACCTCTCGACTGTCAAGATGGCAGTTTATTCAGCAACGCACCCAGCAGTTCTGGTCCAAATGGTCAACTCAATTCCTACAGCGTCACCTCTCAATCTCAAAGTGGCACCATCCAGCCCATGA